The following coding sequences are from one Candidatus Dependentiae bacterium window:
- a CDS encoding transketolase, translating into MKANLDFLKYKAYKLRVESLKATTAAGSGHPTSALSAADMVSALFFYAMHYDPADHANPTNDRFILSKGHAAPVLYAAWKEVGVLTEQELLTLRQFNSRLEGHPTPRFEYAEAATGSLGCGLSIGLGMALSTRVSGHNFYTYVLLGDSEMAEGSVWEAIELAAFYKVHNLVALVDFNRLGQSTETMDDHNIEQHAAKWQAFGWETFIVDGHDMECVTKALDQARAVVGKPTVLVCYTYKGYGITEIQDKEGFHGKAFSPKDLEKYLLELAERFPQEADSFGKYPETIVMPKQEVKKEQPGVMLPQPEYTIGDKIATRKAYGETLVLLGDYSKSIVSLDAEVKNSTFAELFEKKYPERFVQCFIAEQNMIGMAEGFALRGFIPFVSTFASFLTRAHDQIRMASIGRAPLRIAGSHVGVSIGQDGPSQMGLEDMAQMRSIANSVVLYPCDGVSTYKLVHLMANYTQGISYLRMTREETPIIYEQEEEFLIGGCKILRQSSDDQVCIVAAGITLFEALKAYEQLKQENINVSIIDLYSIKPLDTITLKAQAIKAYKRVITVEDHFIQGGLGEAVCYELRSSGCTIEVLAVKELSRSGKPEELLAYHKIDAQAIRETVYTLLK; encoded by the coding sequence ATGAAAGCGAATCTAGATTTTTTGAAGTATAAAGCGTATAAGCTACGTGTTGAATCACTTAAAGCGACTACAGCTGCTGGTTCTGGGCACCCGACTTCTGCTTTATCGGCAGCTGATATGGTGTCTGCTCTCTTTTTTTATGCTATGCACTATGACCCAGCAGATCATGCTAACCCTACTAATGATAGATTTATATTATCAAAAGGACATGCGGCTCCTGTATTGTATGCTGCATGGAAAGAAGTTGGAGTTTTGACTGAGCAAGAGCTTCTTACTTTACGTCAATTTAATTCACGACTGGAAGGGCATCCTACGCCACGTTTTGAGTACGCAGAAGCAGCTACAGGGTCACTTGGTTGTGGTCTTTCTATTGGACTAGGTATGGCGTTAAGCACGCGTGTTTCTGGTCATAACTTTTATACCTATGTGTTGCTTGGTGACAGTGAAATGGCAGAAGGTTCTGTGTGGGAAGCTATAGAGCTTGCAGCTTTTTATAAAGTGCATAACTTGGTAGCTTTAGTTGATTTTAATAGGTTGGGCCAAAGTACAGAAACTATGGATGATCATAATATAGAGCAACATGCAGCTAAATGGCAAGCATTTGGCTGGGAAACTTTTATTGTAGATGGCCATGATATGGAATGTGTAACCAAAGCATTAGATCAAGCGCGTGCCGTAGTTGGTAAGCCCACGGTGCTTGTGTGCTACACCTATAAAGGGTATGGGATCACGGAAATACAAGATAAAGAGGGATTTCATGGCAAAGCATTTTCACCTAAAGATCTTGAAAAATATTTGCTTGAGCTAGCTGAGAGGTTTCCTCAAGAAGCTGATTCTTTTGGTAAGTATCCTGAAACTATCGTAATGCCAAAACAAGAAGTTAAAAAAGAACAGCCTGGTGTAATGCTTCCGCAACCTGAGTATACAATTGGTGATAAGATAGCTACTCGCAAGGCGTATGGTGAAACCTTGGTATTGCTGGGAGATTATTCTAAAAGTATAGTAAGTTTAGATGCTGAAGTTAAAAATTCAACCTTTGCAGAACTCTTTGAAAAAAAATATCCTGAGCGCTTTGTACAATGTTTTATAGCAGAACAAAATATGATAGGTATGGCTGAAGGCTTTGCATTACGCGGGTTTATTCCTTTTGTGTCAACATTTGCGTCATTTTTAACACGAGCACATGATCAGATTCGTATGGCATCTATTGGCAGAGCGCCACTGCGTATAGCTGGATCGCATGTTGGTGTTTCTATTGGGCAAGATGGACCGTCTCAGATGGGTCTTGAAGATATGGCTCAAATGCGCAGTATTGCAAATTCAGTAGTTTTATATCCATGCGATGGCGTAAGTACTTATAAACTAGTCCATCTTATGGCAAATTACACCCAAGGTATAAGCTATTTACGCATGACACGTGAAGAAACTCCTATTATATACGAGCAAGAAGAAGAGTTTTTAATTGGTGGTTGCAAAATACTTAGACAAAGCTCAGATGATCAAGTATGTATAGTAGCTGCGGGTATTACGTTATTTGAGGCTCTTAAGGCGTATGAACAATTAAAACAAGAAAATATTAACGTAAGTATTATAGATTTATACAGTATTAAACCGCTTGATACAATAACTCTTAAAGCACAAGCTATAAAAGCCTACAAGAGAGTAATAACAGTTGAAGATCACTTTATACAGGGTGGTTTAGGTGAAGCAGTATGCTATGAACTACGCAGTAGTGGCTGTACCATAGAAGTACTTGCAGTTAAAGAACTTTCTCGTTCAGGCAAACCTGAAGAACTACTTGCCTATCATAAAATAGATGCACAAGCTATACGAGAAACTGTCTATACATTACTTAAATAA